The nucleotide window GGAATAAGTGGGCTGATGGAATTGGGCTCTAGTTAGGCAGGTCCATAGAGAGGAACCCGAAGGTAAAAAGGCCCACCATTTGGTAAAGTAAATTTCTTCTCAACGCACTGAGAACCCCTACTACTATATTCTACAAATCCCCCGTACAAAAACAGCCATGCCCGGTCTCATCGTGAAGAAGCTTCAGGAGGATGAGTCAATGTCTGAAGACGACTATGATTCTGACGCCGATGATGACGATTCTGATGACGCCGACGACGGTGACACCGACGACGATGACAAAAACGCTTGCGCCCTAGGTATTTCGTTCTGTTTCTTGCTATTCAATTTTTGTATTTCGTACATTGTCTAAGAATGCTAATTTAAATACGGTGTGCTAGTGAACCTGACATTTTGTGAAATATCGATTGTgactgcttttttttttttttaaagatcaCATGTGGTATTTCAAGGGTCAGAGTTTTTGATTGGATGAGCTATTTTGCTGCTACTTACCCAACTTGCAAGTTCAACCCTTTGTGGACAAAGCAAATTATAGAAACTATTTTGGTGTTTGTTTTGGTAGTTTTAACAGTTTAAATGCTTAATGCCACTGCTACTTCAGTTAACTGACCACTCGAGCATGCATTTTTAACTCCCAGAGGAGCGATTGGCTAATATTGAGAGGATGCATAAACAGATATGGCTAGTAATTGAAACAAAAGCCAAGGATAAGGGCATAAATATTACAGAGATTCTAGCTCAGTTTCCAGGTGGTTTGTCCGCGTTCCATGAGCCTGGCCCGACTCCCACTCAAGGTAATCTTTGCCTTCCCTAACCCTTTTTaagtttatctttttttttttccttaaataattttttgcaTTGTTTAATATTGCTGGTTTAGATATGGTCTTAGTGAACTTGGCATTTTGTGAAATATCTATTGCGATGGCATTCCTTTTAGGGATAATGTGCTATGTCAAGGCTTAGAGTATTTTATTAGTTGAGCTATTTTGCTGCTGCACAGCTAAAACCTTGCAAGACCCCTTTGTAGATAATGTAATACGTAGAAATTATTTGGTGTTTGTGTTTGGCAGTTGTGACAATTTAAATGGTTAATGTTGCTGTTTTCAAAAGCTTGTTAGAAGGAGAAAATAATGCTACTTTAATTAACTGACCACTCGAGCATGCATTTCTAACTCGTAGAGTCATCCATAGAAGAGCGATTGACTAACTTTGAGATGAAGTGGAGGCATACCTTGCTAGTAACTGAAGTTGTATTCAAGGCTATGGGCACTGATGGTACAGAGATTCTCGCCAAGCTAGCCGAGGTTAGAGCACGTCTGTCTGCATCCCATGAGCCTGGCCCGACTCCCGCTCCCACCAATGAT belongs to Nicotiana tabacum cultivar K326 chromosome 6, ASM71507v2, whole genome shotgun sequence and includes:
- the LOC107778930 gene encoding uncharacterized protein LOC107778930, translated to MPGLIVKKLQEDESMSEDDYDSDADDDDSDDADDGDTDDDDKNACALEERLANIERMHKQIWLVIETKAKDKGINITEILAQFPGGLSAFHEPGPTPTQESSIEERLTNFEMKWRHTLLVTEVVFKAMGTDGTEILAKLAEVRARLSASHEPGPTPAPTNDAPAQVVEDVVADQMTVLDATTVDTDDSTFSPPTLAPAVSTVDVPPVFIAPNAAATADTPNSAVYPALASLAPVITAAAVSIPPAEAGDTPMPDASA